One region of Pseudoalteromonas galatheae genomic DNA includes:
- the trmD gene encoding tRNA (guanosine(37)-N1)-methyltransferase TrmD, with protein sequence MSDQQKLWVGVVSLFPDMFDAITQQGVTGRAVKNGLIEFNCWNPRDYALDKHRTVDDRPYGGGPGMLMMVEPLKKAILDAKAAAGEGAKVIYMSPQGRKLDQQGATELAQSEKLILVAGRYEGIDERIIESYIDEEWSIGDFILSGGELPAMTLIDAVARLVPGVLGHNQSAEQDSFSDGLLDCPHYTRPETLDDKQVPAVLLSGNHQEIAKWRLKQSLGRTWQRRPDLLRNLALTEEQAALLAEFQQENGQACG encoded by the coding sequence ATGAGTGATCAGCAAAAGCTATGGGTTGGAGTGGTTTCACTTTTTCCTGACATGTTTGATGCGATAACTCAGCAAGGCGTAACGGGTCGAGCTGTGAAAAATGGCTTGATTGAGTTTAATTGCTGGAACCCGAGAGATTATGCTCTTGATAAGCATAGAACTGTGGATGACCGCCCTTATGGTGGTGGCCCAGGAATGCTTATGATGGTTGAGCCTCTCAAAAAAGCTATTCTTGATGCCAAAGCGGCAGCAGGAGAAGGCGCTAAAGTAATTTATATGTCCCCTCAAGGGCGAAAGCTAGATCAACAAGGTGCGACTGAATTGGCGCAATCTGAAAAGTTGATTTTAGTAGCGGGTCGTTATGAAGGTATTGATGAGCGGATCATCGAGTCTTATATAGACGAAGAGTGGTCCATCGGCGATTTTATACTGAGCGGTGGTGAGTTACCTGCCATGACATTAATCGATGCAGTAGCACGATTAGTGCCAGGTGTGTTGGGTCATAACCAATCAGCAGAACAAGATTCATTTTCGGATGGCTTGTTAGATTGTCCTCATTATACTCGGCCGGAAACATTGGATGATAAACAGGTGCCTGCTGTATTACTCAGCGGAAACCACCAAGAAATAGCCAAATGGCGCTTAAAGCAGTCTTTGGGTAGAACTTGGCAACGTCGTCCTGACTTGTTGCGTAACCTAGCTCTGACTGAGGAGCAGGCGGCATTACTTGCTGAATTTCAGCAAGAGAATGGCCAAGCTTGTGGCTAG
- the rimM gene encoding ribosome maturation factor RimM (Essential for efficient processing of 16S rRNA): MSQSKTSTIVVGKLGAPYGIKGWLKVHSFTDDPQGIFDFSPWLIGQQGKWQNLEVSDWRRHNKGYIAKFAQVNDRDEAVAYTNAEIAVYAEQLPELPEGEFYWRDLIGMSVVTDKGYDLGTVDDLMETGSNDVLVVKANKKDAFGQSERLIPFLTDSVILDVNHEERKVTVDWDPAF, from the coding sequence ATGAGTCAAAGTAAAACCTCGACAATCGTTGTTGGTAAGCTTGGTGCTCCTTATGGCATCAAGGGTTGGCTTAAGGTGCATTCATTTACTGATGATCCCCAAGGGATCTTCGATTTCAGCCCATGGTTGATAGGGCAACAAGGTAAATGGCAAAACCTTGAAGTGAGCGACTGGCGTCGTCACAACAAGGGATATATCGCTAAATTTGCTCAAGTAAACGACAGAGATGAAGCAGTGGCTTATACCAATGCCGAAATCGCTGTTTATGCTGAGCAGCTTCCTGAATTACCTGAAGGGGAGTTTTATTGGCGAGATCTCATCGGCATGTCAGTAGTAACCGATAAAGGTTACGACTTAGGCACAGTTGATGACTTGATGGAGACAGGCTCAAATGATGTTTTGGTTGTGAAAGCAAACAAAAAAGATGCATTTGGGCAATCTGAAAGGTTAATTCCATTCTTAACAGACTCTGTTATTTTGGATGTCAACCATGAAGAGAGAAAAGTTACTGTAGATTGGGATCCAGCGTTTTAA
- the rpsP gene encoding 30S ribosomal protein S16 produces MVTIRLQRGGAKKRPFYQIVVADSRFSRDGRFIEKVGFFNPIAAGQEEKVRLDLSRVDHWVGQGASLSDRVAKLVKDARKAA; encoded by the coding sequence ATGGTAACTATTCGTTTGCAACGTGGCGGCGCTAAAAAGCGTCCATTCTATCAAATCGTGGTTGCGGATAGCCGTTTCTCGCGTGACGGTCGTTTCATCGAGAAAGTAGGTTTCTTTAACCCGATCGCAGCAGGTCAGGAAGAAAAAGTACGTTTAGATTTATCTCGTGTTGATCACTGGGTAGGTCAAGGCGCATCTCTTTCAGATCGCGTTGCGAAGCTGGTTAAAGACGCTCGTAAAGCGGCTTAA
- a CDS encoding tannase/feruloyl esterase family alpha/beta hydrolase, whose protein sequence is MNQMWKAKRSIKHLFLSIPLISFTLVAPSTLAASNEEITACKLLRFGDFSQLEQGNAAMSITNAEYVPSQTLDADTELWTYKYSRLLGAPVPKGTNSLPEHCLVEGYAAPTIRFQLRLPMDQVWNQRFLLNACMGFCGEVSNYPTMAGVMRNYATMSHDGGHTAAGFDGLWAKNNVPLREDFAYRSNHVVAVAAKAVIERFYSKQLTYSFISGCSKGGHAGIMAAKRYPNDFDGVIARGPTINYTKVNLINCMDNAKAILDENDNALLDASYTDFISQAVMQACDYKDGLVDGLISDPRRCDFDPQTLLCSDNTTGTCLTPRQVNAIKEIYAPSYDQQGNVIYGGLPYGSEPEWTGWLFPEAPFIKPYHYYAATEYLKYLAFPRERYNQGNWRDFSYNNEVGELSPISSFMDADHPDLTGFKNSGGKMIVLHGWSDAAIPAYATIDWYESVINYMGKDNTYDFARLFLPPGLVHCGIEGPGAETFDAIAALVHWLDTGNAPDALMTQKEDPQGNILFTRPVYPYPQEAQYIGTGDPKKAENFRPIVPNFKNN, encoded by the coding sequence ATGAACCAAATGTGGAAAGCAAAACGTTCAATTAAACACCTATTCCTAAGTATACCACTCATCTCTTTTACGCTCGTTGCTCCTTCAACACTGGCAGCAAGCAATGAAGAAATAACGGCTTGTAAACTGTTACGTTTTGGTGACTTCTCGCAGCTAGAGCAAGGTAATGCTGCAATGAGTATCACCAACGCAGAATATGTACCAAGCCAAACCCTAGATGCCGACACCGAACTCTGGACATATAAGTATAGTCGCCTATTAGGTGCGCCTGTACCAAAAGGAACAAACTCTTTACCTGAGCACTGTTTGGTTGAAGGCTATGCTGCACCGACGATACGTTTTCAGCTTAGGTTGCCAATGGATCAAGTTTGGAACCAACGTTTCCTCCTCAATGCCTGTATGGGTTTTTGTGGCGAAGTATCCAACTACCCGACGATGGCTGGAGTTATGCGCAATTACGCGACCATGTCTCATGATGGCGGCCATACTGCAGCCGGATTCGATGGTTTGTGGGCTAAAAACAATGTGCCATTAAGGGAGGACTTTGCCTACCGATCGAACCATGTGGTTGCTGTTGCAGCAAAAGCGGTTATTGAGCGCTTTTATAGTAAACAACTTACGTACTCATTTATATCGGGTTGTTCGAAGGGAGGTCATGCTGGGATAATGGCCGCAAAGCGTTACCCAAATGATTTTGATGGCGTGATTGCCAGAGGGCCGACGATTAATTACACCAAAGTCAACCTAATCAACTGCATGGATAATGCAAAAGCTATTTTGGATGAAAACGATAACGCACTGCTCGATGCAAGCTATACTGACTTTATTTCGCAGGCCGTCATGCAAGCTTGTGACTATAAAGATGGCTTAGTTGATGGATTAATAAGCGATCCTAGACGCTGCGATTTTGACCCCCAAACACTCCTGTGCAGCGACAACACCACGGGTACATGCCTGACTCCTCGCCAAGTCAACGCAATTAAGGAAATATATGCACCATCCTACGATCAACAAGGCAACGTTATTTATGGCGGCCTCCCCTATGGCTCCGAACCTGAATGGACAGGCTGGCTGTTTCCTGAAGCACCGTTTATCAAGCCTTATCACTATTATGCTGCAACCGAGTATTTAAAGTACTTGGCTTTTCCTCGAGAAAGATACAATCAAGGCAACTGGAGAGACTTTTCTTATAACAATGAGGTTGGCGAGCTTTCACCTATCTCAAGCTTTATGGACGCCGATCACCCTGATCTCACTGGATTTAAAAATAGCGGTGGCAAAATGATTGTATTACATGGATGGTCAGACGCTGCAATACCCGCATATGCAACTATTGATTGGTATGAGTCAGTTATCAATTATATGGGTAAAGACAACACCTACGACTTTGCTCGGCTATTCTTGCCACCAGGATTAGTGCATTGTGGTATCGAGGGACCTGGCGCTGAAACCTTTGATGCCATCGCAGCGCTAGTGCATTGGCTTGATACCGGTAACGCCCCGGATGCGCTTATGACACAAAAAGAAGATCCGCAGGGCAATATTCTTTTCACTCGCCCTGTTTACCCTTATCCACAAGAAGCCCAGTACATTGGTACAGGCGACCCTAAAAAAGCAGAAAACTTTAGGCCAATAGTGCCCAATTTTAAGAATAACTAA
- the ffh gene encoding signal recognition particle protein, which produces MFENLQERLGKTLKNISGRGRLTEDNIKETLREVRMALLEADVALPVVRDFVKQVKERAVGVEVTKSLSPGQVFIKIVREELEKSMGEANEELNLNAQPPAVVMMAGLQGAGKTTSVGKLAKFLKERKKKSVLVVSADVYRPAAIKQLETLAAEVDVEFFPSDISQKPVDIATGAISHAKKKFIDVVLVDTAGRLHVDADMMDEIKDLHAAIDPIETLFVVDSMTGQDAANTAKAFDEALPLSGVILTKTDGDARGGAALSIRHITGKPIKFIGVGERTDALEPFHPDRVASRILGMGDVLSLIEEVEMKVDKDKAQKVAEKVFKGDGFTLEDFAEQLRQMKNMGGMMSMMEKLPGMSNLPDAVKGQVNDKTFNQMEAIISSMTPKERARPEIIKGSRKKRIAAGSGTQVQDINKLLKQFTQMQKMMKKMKGKGGMMKMMKNMKGMMPPGMFGGGGPKF; this is translated from the coding sequence ATGTTTGAAAACCTCCAAGAGCGTTTAGGAAAAACGCTTAAAAACATCAGTGGCCGTGGCCGACTAACTGAAGACAATATTAAAGAAACACTCCGTGAAGTACGCATGGCATTGCTTGAGGCTGACGTTGCCTTGCCGGTTGTGCGCGACTTTGTAAAACAAGTAAAAGAACGCGCGGTTGGTGTAGAAGTCACAAAGAGTCTGAGCCCAGGCCAGGTTTTCATCAAGATTGTTCGTGAAGAACTTGAAAAGTCGATGGGTGAGGCCAACGAAGAGCTGAACCTAAACGCGCAGCCGCCAGCTGTCGTCATGATGGCAGGTCTGCAAGGTGCGGGTAAAACCACCAGTGTTGGTAAGCTGGCTAAATTCCTTAAAGAGCGCAAAAAGAAATCTGTATTGGTGGTAAGTGCTGACGTTTATCGTCCAGCGGCTATCAAACAGCTTGAAACGTTAGCCGCTGAAGTTGACGTCGAGTTTTTCCCCAGTGATATTTCACAAAAACCGGTAGATATCGCAACGGGTGCTATTTCTCACGCGAAGAAAAAGTTCATTGATGTGGTGCTTGTGGATACCGCTGGTCGTTTGCACGTAGATGCAGACATGATGGACGAAATCAAAGATTTACACGCGGCGATTGACCCAATCGAAACCTTATTTGTCGTTGACTCAATGACAGGTCAGGATGCTGCAAATACAGCAAAAGCGTTCGATGAAGCGCTGCCACTCAGCGGTGTTATCTTAACTAAAACGGATGGTGATGCGCGCGGTGGTGCGGCGTTGTCTATTCGTCATATTACCGGTAAACCCATTAAGTTTATCGGTGTGGGTGAAAGAACGGATGCCTTAGAGCCATTCCACCCTGACCGTGTTGCATCTCGAATTCTCGGTATGGGCGATGTACTGTCGCTTATTGAAGAAGTCGAAATGAAAGTCGATAAAGACAAAGCCCAAAAAGTGGCTGAGAAGGTCTTTAAAGGCGATGGTTTTACACTGGAAGATTTTGCTGAGCAGCTGCGCCAGATGAAAAACATGGGCGGTATGATGTCAATGATGGAAAAGCTGCCTGGTATGTCAAACTTGCCGGATGCAGTAAAAGGTCAAGTAAATGATAAGACCTTTAACCAAATGGAAGCCATCATAAGCTCAATGACGCCAAAAGAGCGTGCACGTCCTGAAATCATCAAAGGCTCGCGTAAAAAGCGTATCGCTGCGGGTTCTGGTACGCAAGTACAAGACATTAATAAGTTGCTGAAGCAATTTACCCAAATGCAGAAGATGATGAAAAAGATGAAAGGCAAAGGCGGCATGATGAAAATGATGAAGAACATGAAAGGCATGATGCCGCCGGGCATGTTCGGTGGCGGTGGGCCTAAGTTCTAA
- a CDS encoding cytochrome C assembly family protein — MLIISLSLIACLFYIMATSHVLSRLFDKQGPDQKKTLILSTVAILTHMLVLVNSVFTHQGQDLSTVNVALLTCWVIVVSVTTVSLRFPATLLLPVVYGFAAILLLASLFIPHHIIMHTINIDVGLVLHISLSLLAYCVLIIATLYAIQFMFIDKRLKQRDLAIMTSHLPPLMQVERQLYQLLFVGTGLLTLALASGFYFLDGMFAKETIHKTILSIVAWLIYVVVAFGHRQFGWRGKSVVISIIAASGIVTLGYFGSRFIQEVILGRF, encoded by the coding sequence ATGTTGATTATTAGCTTGTCATTAATCGCCTGTCTCTTTTACATCATGGCCACCAGCCATGTTTTATCGCGCTTATTTGACAAACAAGGTCCAGATCAAAAGAAAACATTAATATTAAGCACTGTCGCCATTTTGACTCATATGCTAGTGTTGGTGAATTCAGTGTTTACGCACCAAGGACAAGATCTCAGTACCGTCAACGTTGCCTTGTTAACCTGTTGGGTTATCGTTGTTTCCGTAACGACCGTATCTTTACGCTTCCCTGCAACACTATTGCTGCCTGTGGTGTATGGCTTTGCCGCCATTTTGTTATTGGCAAGCCTGTTTATTCCACACCACATTATTATGCATACAATAAACATAGATGTTGGTCTCGTTTTGCATATTTCACTTTCTTTGTTGGCTTACTGCGTACTTATCATCGCCACGCTCTACGCCATTCAATTTATGTTTATTGATAAACGCTTAAAACAACGGGATTTGGCGATTATGACCAGCCATCTACCGCCACTTATGCAAGTAGAAAGGCAGCTTTATCAGCTGTTATTTGTAGGCACAGGTTTATTAACGCTGGCATTGGCATCCGGTTTTTACTTTTTAGACGGTATGTTCGCTAAAGAGACTATTCACAAAACCATTTTATCTATCGTTGCATGGCTTATCTATGTCGTCGTCGCCTTCGGGCATAGGCAGTTTGGCTGGCGCGGTAAGTCTGTGGTGATTTCCATCATAGCGGCTTCTGGCATCGTGACTTTAGGTTACTTTGGCAGTCGCTTTATACAAGAAGTGATTTTAGGCAGGTTTTAA